Part of the Aquila chrysaetos chrysaetos chromosome Z, bAquChr1.4, whole genome shotgun sequence genome is shown below.
GCCTGCAATAACAGTCCCAATaaggcagcacagcacagacTCCTGATGCCGTGTCCCTAGGCACAGGATCAAGGTCCGAGGTATGGTTATGTGCAATTCCAATGGCTGGTCCAGGACTCACCTGGTGGCTGAGGCAAAATCCACCTTTATctcctgcaggaggaggaggaggattgAGGGGGAGGCTACCAGGAGCAGGAAGGAAGCAAacgtttcctttccttttcccacatTATCACTGAGGTCTTCAAGGCAGAAGGGGATACAcgtggaggaagagaagagttTGTTGGAGGCGATAGGACTGGCACAGAGGATATGGGCAGACTGGGGAGTGGATATCTGATGGGGAAATTGTGATTATGCCGTATTTGCAGCAACATCTAAATTCTTGCAGAGTTAATAGTAATGTAACAAATGTTGCTTTAACAGCTTCATTCTCTGTCACTCCTGTCACCTTTTCTGTGTATGTTCTCAAACATGaccagaatttaattttctcctttgtcaCTGCCTGCCTCTACTTGCTCCCTGATATTCAATGACTTCAATTTATCTGGTGTTAATGTAACTCCAAAGCAATTTGGAATTCTATTCTTCTGAAAGAAGCTAAAGCAAAATGGGACTCTTTCCTGCAGACATTCGTGCACATAATTAAAATCATTCAAACAGTTAAGCGTACTTAGAATTGGGCTCTGGATTTGTACTTTATTGGTAATCTCCCATTGAAAACCAAGGTTAATTCATGCCTGTAGTTATAGTTTGTAAGCATTAAAATGCCTACTTACCAGGTTAAAACTGTTGACTTTGGAAGATTTAACTGTCTGGATATTAAGTTGTTTGTGCTGTATGACctggaaaaagattttatttaaaaagtggaatGATTTGCGTTCGTATTACCTCACAGACATTTCAAGTTTGTTTAATgggcttattttaaaaatgtcttcattttggcttatgtgtttttttcaataGAAGCTTCAGGGCTTTATATACAAAAAGTGACATCGCTCTTCTGTTTTCAGCGCTTGAGAGGGGGGTGTTTCAGTTTGATTTGAGTTATGTATGGGCTAGCTCAGCACCTACAAAATGCAGGcgtattaaatatttttttcttactttctgatCAGACAATTCACTTGACTAAAACCCAGATATTcttatatattgaaaaatattcctCTCATGTAAAGAAAAGTCcgactttttatttttaatgaaaacccCAATTTCCATGCTGTAAGACCAAGTTACAAGAATGTGTGGTGGTTTGACTGGCCAAGACTCTGGGAGGAGCACCCACTGCTCTGACTTTCCATTGAGAAGGTTTCCTGAGCCTTCAGAAAGCCAAAAGGTAGGCACAGTCCTGTTGGTGCTGCAGGCAACCTTGCCTGAAAAGCCTAGCTGATTTATGGGCAGTGCAGGAACTCGTGGGTAGGGAGTTGCAGCAATCCCATGCGACTGTTGGAGGTTGAGGTGGGGGAACGAGGCTGTGGATGAGCTTCCTTGCCAGGTACCTGTACCCTTAGCTAACTGTGGTGGTTTGGCTCGTTGTGACCATCGGCTTTGGGTGGGTAAGAGCTGGGAGGTGGCCAGCTCAGTCTGTGCAGGCTTCTTAATTTAGCTACAGAATAGAACAAAAATTTGGGGGATTGCGGGGAGAAAGCTCCCTGGTCCCTCTACAGAGGAGCAATTCTAGGCTCGTCAGTTCCTCAGTTCCTGTTCACCAGATCTAAGTTGACTTGCATGGGGCTGTCCGTGCTTCTTTAACTGTTTGCTTCATGGTGCTTGGAGAACTGTGCTGTTTCTCATAGGGTTTTGACAGAGATTTTATGGGTAGCAGAGTGTTGTCTGTACACATTATTACATCATATCTTAAAGTGATCAGATACATGGCCAGTGGGCCTATGTATGCAAGAATGGGTCATACCTGTACTCTTGTTCTGACTCTGATTTGTTCATTATCTGGATTTTTGCATTACCTCAGGTAGTGTCTGCCTCTCTTCCCATGCCTTTGGATTGTGGAGTGCTGAGTCTATATAGGTAGCTAAGCCCCGTGATCTTCGGTTGCTGTCAGGGGCACATAACTGGTGATGAACACTAAAAGAACAGCTGATAAGCGAGGCAGTTACCTGTGGGGAAGCTGAGTCACTGCACTATctataatctctttttttcccagttgtttttgttttgctctcctGGGTAATCTTTTTATGAAACAAAGCTTGTATCACCCAAGCAATTTGAATGCTAAAGGTAACTAGACTGTGAAGTCTGAATTGCATTGCTCTTGGCAGCACCTTTTGACTTCCAGAGATATGTTATGGCTTTGATGGAGAGAACAGTGCTCAGCCATCTTAAAAAGGAGGTGAAACACAATATTGAGGTGCACCAAATCTATTGTTCATGACTAGGCTTCGCTATTGCTTGAAATAGCAGTGCAGCTAGGTAAAGATTCATAgggcttttttcttgtttgattgCTTTTTAAGGCCAAAGAGGACAGTGAGAACAGACCAAATGAGATTGAGAGAACATCTGCATTGGTCTGCTGTGTACCAAAGGTCATGGAATTTGTCCTAGCTGTTCTCCACAACAAGAAACGTGTTGTCATCTGCTGTCAGTCACTGTAGAGCTCTCATTGACAagtatgttttcaaaaaagTTAGGCTGCACTGCATGTGACGTTTCAGCAGTAGTCACCAAGGGATGTCGTCTCCTAAATATAGGAGGACTACAGCAGGTAAAGCTTTTTATGACACCCAAAGCAGTAGTAAAAGACTCCACTTCCAGCAGCTTTTGGATAACTCCTAGCGCAGAGACAAGAGGAGCTTGAGATctgtgggagaaggggaagagagtaAAACACGCCAAAACCTGTGAAACTTTGCTTCTGTCTGTGGCTTTTCTGTGACTTGTGGATCTTCAGGGTGTGATTGCTGCTGTTGGGAGCACGTTGGGCATTGCTTTCTATTCAGTACCTCTATTTTAGGTGCTATTTACCAGGCTGTTGTTAAGAGGGATGACTAGAGCCACCAGTGAGGCAAGGGGAAGGCAGAGCGAAGTTCAGCTACACTTGCTGGTTCGAATGGTATGTTAAAGCTTAGCCACCAAAAATAGTAGCTTTGCTGTGCCTCTGTGGGACTGAAGAAATGATTCTGAACTGAAACACACTCTCCCTGAGGGACTTTTTTCAGCACTAAgcccaattattttttaaatgggggGTTTAGTCCTCCAGGGAAGCCATAAATACATCCATAGCTGAGATGTAGTCGGTTATATATTCCTGATTGTCCTATTACAGGAattcagtaaagaaaacaggagacTGCTATCCCTAGTAAAAGTACTAGCAGCTGTTTTCTTGCAATCTAAGAGATACTGTACATTTTACTCTTGAATATCTAATAGTGTTCGGCCGCATATAAGTTCATGAAAATTTAATGTCTCAATGGTTGAAACTGgccactttggtttttttggatCACAGCTGGTACAGACATTTTGTCTCTTGATAATTGCTTCTAAGGTTGACAGACAAGAAACGAATCTTTTTTTATCTTGGGGGAGGGGTGAATAAACAGACACAGAATAATTTACGTTTGAAAGGAGCTCCAGAAGTCATCTGGTCTatcccctgctcaaagcagagctaaCTCCAAATTAGATGAGGCTGTCGAGCCAAGCGTTGAGAATCAGGGACATAGACTGCAGCCCTGCTGGGCTCCCACTCCAGGGCTTAACTGGTCTTGTGGGGaagttgttttttccttatgtccaaGTGAACAAGTCTTTTTcctcaaagctgctttctagccaGTTGGTGCTACTGAATAGGATTGTCTGTCCTGGGTCCATCTTGCCTTTGAACTTCTTAAGGTTCCTGTCATACagcttctctgctctgctgaagtTTCTTTGAATACCAAATTTCGCCTCCAGAGCGTTAACCTCTTCCCCCAACTTTGTttcacctgcaaacttgctgagggtgctcCCCATCACGTTGTCtctgtcactgatgaagatgttaaacagaatTGGTTTGTAATCAGCTGCAAGTTAGACTTTGAACCTTCACCCACAACCTTTTGAGCCTGATAGTCCAGGTAGTTTTTCACATAACCTTATAGGGCACTTGTCTAGTTGGTGTCTTCCCAGTTAGACTGCAAGCGTATTAAAGGAGGTTAAGTAAAGTGctgaagtaaaaggaaaattttgttttccccaaagccAGTCATTGCATCCTAGAAGGCAATCAGGTTGGTCAGTCATGATTTGCTCTTGCTAAATCCATGGTAGCTGTTCCTAGTCACCTTTTTACTGTTCATAagctggaaatggtttccacaAGGACTTGCTCTGTGATCTTCCTTGGGAATGAATTGAATCTGACAGACTGTGGTTCCCTGGATTGTCCTGCTTTCCCGTTTTGAAGATGAGTGTAACTTTTGCCTCCTCCAGTCAACATGACCTGCCAAAGGTGGGAGAGAGTAGCCTTACAGTGATCTTGGCCTGTGCCTTCTGCATGTTCAGATAAATCCTGTCTTGTCCCATCTGCTTATATGTGTCTAATCTATCTAAGTAGTCCTTAACTCAGTCACTTTTTACTAATGAGGAGCagtatgaaaaagagaaagtactAGGCAGAGACACATGTGGTGCTTGAGAGCAGACCTTGCTAGTGAAGACTAAGGCAAGGAAGACACCAAGTACTTCAGTAGTTTTGTTGTGCTGCACTACGAGGTCTCCTGCCCTGTTCAGTAGTGGGCCAGCATTCTCCTTGCTCCCTTTTGCTGCTGACATCTGCAGGATCTCTCTGTTGCCTTTCTTGTCCCTTGCAGGTTTCCCGTCCCTTGCAGGAACTCCAGCGAACCTGTGCTCTTCCTAACTCCCTCCCTGCATTCCTCCTCTGTTCCTCCTAGGGAGTCTGTCCCTGCTTACACCTTCTGTACATGGCTTTTTAAGTTTGAGCTCACTCAGCAGTTATCCATTCAGCCAAACTTGCCTCCTGCCTTAACTCCTTGTTCTCTTGCACGCTGTTCATATGCTTTAGAGAGGTTGCCTTTCAAGTTCAACCATTACCCCTGAGTCTCTCGGCATTTAAAGTAATTCTTCAGGCTACCACTTACTAATTTCCTGAAGAAGCTAAGACTGCTGCTTTGAAGTCCAGGATCTTTATTCTGCTATTTGCCTTCCTTGCTTTCCTCAGTATTTTAAACTCCTGTATGACATCGTAGTCACTCTGTCTAAGGCTGCTGTCAGCCTTCATGTCCCTAGtcatttcttccttaatttGTACCATGTCCACCAGTGTGCCTTGTCTACTTAAAGGAGGGCCTGCAGAATAAAAGTCTTTGATGCTTTCCAAATTGCCTGTGCCCTGCTGTTCTGCTCTTCCAGCAAATGTCTCAGAGTTCCCCATGAAAACAAGCCCTGTAATTAGGAGGCTTCTTCCAGTTGTTTAAAGAAGTCTTTGTCCACTTTCTCTTGACTGGGCAGTCTGTAGCATATGCACACCATGTTTACCCCTTGTTTGCCACCATGTGATCCTGATCCACGAGCCTTCATCCTTGACTCCTTGAATCAATGATATGTTGCATTGTTGAAATAGTGGGAAAACAGcgagcaatatttttaaaaagtgctagACACTTAGTAAAGTGGTGAGAAAATATGTTTGCACACAAGAGGAATATCAGCTTATTCCTCCTCCCTGTGTGACCCGGGACGAGTCATTTCCCCTCTCTTTGCTTCCCCATGTCTCAGACTGAAGTCTCTGTGATAGGCACTGTCCCATACATCAGGTCAGTGTGTTCCCTGCCCTGCTATAATGAAGATAACTGATGGGCAAGGACTGCTACCTTCCAAAGACTGCAGGCATCATTGCGttagtatttctgaaagtaCGCTGCATCCTGTCTTCATGGGAGCTGAGATTTGGTGATACAGAGAACCTGCAAGTCCACTTCCCAGTAGCAAAGTAGGATTGGAATGCCCCCATGCACCAAAGCAACATTGGGAGCAAACCTGGTTGCTAAAAACAAGTGTATGTTTGTACAGTATTCTCTCATTACCAGGAACATAGGGATTTGGGGCATGACAGTGGAAAAGATCCTACTCTAATTTGCTCTGCCAAGTGTAAGGATTTTGAATTTCTCCAAGTTACATGAGAAAGCTGGTTAGGACAACAGGGCAGGATGAAGGCAAAAGGAAATGTAGATGAGTGcatgatgaaaataaatatttaaatgacgTGTTCAAACTACTTACACATGTGGAAAGTTGAaacatttgctgtatttttcagtcaGGAGGTATCTTTACATAGTCTTGAATAGCTGCCATCTGCTTCATTCAGTGTCAGCCAAGTTAAGTCAAGCcttattttcttactgtagtaTTTAATAAGGCTTACTTGTTTGGGTTACAAAACATGGAGGTTCTCAGTGCACTGTGTGCTTTTCTCTGTACATTCCACATAGGAATCCCCATTTTTAGGGTCAAATATGTGCATGAAGAccttaattaagaaaaaatatttttctaaactatCCTGCTTGTAATGTTCAGTCACTTCTAACTGTGGTGTTTTCCCCCCACTGCActctcttctctgtgttttgcattACCAGTAGCTAAAAGCCACCTGCTGACAAGTTGTTCACCTTAGTTTTCTGCTGTGAGAACTTTGCTGCCTCTCTTGACTTAAGTAGTTTCAAGTAGTGTTTGGCACTGTGTTGTATATTGGCCATGGTGGTCAAGTTTAGCCACCTCTTCTGCAACTTCAAGTTGCTAGTGGCCGTACATCAGACAATAAAGGTCAAATGGTTTAATTAATCTTAATACCATTTTGAGCCTACTGCTTCAATCAGTTGATCATGTTTATACATGTACTTATTCTGACATAAAAtcctactgaaataaaagagaCTTCAATGGAAAAAGTGAGGGTTTGCAAGATCCATCCCTTGCTAATATCAGTAGTTATGCCTTATTTTAAACAAGACTAGATTTAGTTTGGTTTCTAGATTAGTGCAGGTTACATTGAGCAGAACATTCAATGTATCTCATTGATTTTCCCTGTAATACTGTTGAGACACAAGTCACAGCTCTAATCATTTGTTTTACCATTAAAATTCTGTATGCAGATCTGGTCCCCTGGGATATCAGCGTGTAACCAGATGCTCCATGATCTAATCAGGTTCTGCAAGGAATATGCTATTCCTTCAACACTTAGCAGTAGAAAGCTTcatcaaaatggaaaatttatctaatatttaaaagtaaaatgcagtTCAAAGAGACAACCATGAAAAGCAGGGCTGTACAAAATTTTAAGACATTTCTCAGATTAAACAAAGCCAAATCCAAGCCAGAGTCTAAGATGATTTGTCGTGACTCCATTTAttgttaaagaagaaaatgttatagCTGTCACTTCAGTTTATAGGGTTTGTTCCAGTTCAGTTAAAATAGCATCACCATCAGAAATACTGACTAGCAGGATTTCATTAATGGGATACTTATTTGTCACAGCATGTGTGctttagaaagtaattttgaaaagcacCTACAAAAGTATCATCAGCAGGCAAGATTTGTGCTCTGAACTCATTTTGATGCTAGGATTTGGATCTCTGAGAGCCTTGGTGCTCCAGTCCATTACAGAAATACAAGTCCTGCTGACCTTGAAGGAGTTTTGCAAGTGGTGTGAGGTAGGCTGAGGAGCAGACCTGCTTGCTGTGGTGAGTCTGACCAGAAGCATCCCCTCCGGCTGGGACAGCAGTAGCGTGGCTCTGCCGGCGCCCAGacagtatttctgtatgttCAGAGCCTGCTGACTTCACTGAACTTAAAGGCATAAGTAAGAGCTAGAAGAGAGTGAGGGAGTGCCCAGATAAACAGTGGAACAGGCACTACCTTTCCTTCAAGTTCCTGCAAGGTACTGGTGGGGTAAATGCTGCCAGACAAATGTAGTGTATTGAGAAAAAGGGCAGGGGAGGAGTTCATTGGTGAGTGTTGGTACAGGTCAGAAAATTATGTTCATTAAGAAAGAATCACTAATGACTTTTAATATATGAATACAATATTGATTGTTTTCCGTTGTTGTGTTTTTAGGGTCTCATGATTCATTTAGCTTCTACATTGATGAAGCCTCTCCAGTTGGGCCTGAACAGCCAGAGACGGTCCAGaattttgtgtctgtttttgGGACTGTGGCTAAAAAGCTGATGAGGAAGTGGCTGGCTACACAGACCATGAACTTCACCAGTCAGCTGGGGGCAGGTATACGGTATTTTGATCTTAGAATTTCTACCAAGCCCAGAGACCCAGACAATGAACTCTACTTTGCTCATGGTTTATTCAGTGCCAAAGTCAAGGAGGGTCTGGAAGAGATCAATGCATTTCTTGCTGATCACCCAAAAGAAGTGGTCTTCTTGGACTTCAATCACTTCTACGGGATGCAGAAATACCACCATGAAAAGCTTGTCCAAATGCTCAAAGACACGTACGGAAACAAAATGTGTCCTGCTATATTTGCCCATGAAGTCAGCCTCCAGTACCTGTGGGAAAAGGAACACCAAGTGCTAGTGTTCTACCACAGTCCAGTGGCTCTCGAAGTACCATTTCTTTGGCCAGGCCAGATGATGCCAGCTCCCTGGGCAAACACAACAGATCCGGAAAAACTGATTCAATTCCTCCAGGCATCAatcactgaaagaagaaagaagggctCCTTTTTTATATCTCAAGTAGTGCTGACGCCAAAGGCTAGTACGGTGGTGAAAGGGGTTGCTAGTGGTCTCAGAGAAACAATCACAGAAAGGTAAGTTTCTGGCAGGTAACGTGCTCAATGTGTGTGTTGgtaatgctgcttttctaattCCTTTTAAAGAGACTACAGCAGATGTGTTTCTTCCATGCTACTGTGGGCTAGTCAGAACTTGGGCATAatcctaaaatatttaaagagaaacacTTTGAAGGAGAAGCTTTTGTATCTTGAAAGAAAATCCAGCACTAAAGCCTAATGAGATTTTATGGGATTGgcttagccttttttttttcagaatgtaggtttttccatttgttttgtttttcaaatgtggTTTCTTAGCATAAGCACTGAACATCTTGCCTCGGATTTCCTTACTGGATGTGGATAAATCTATCAGAATGATCTAGAttatttaagtttttatttatgcatCAGGCTTCAGGTATTGAGAAAatagtgttttcattttggctCATCATCAAAGCCTGATACTGCAGAATTTGCATCCTTAACAATCCTTAACATCCTTTTACACACCTTAAAGATGCATGGCTTTTCTCTCTACATACCATCACACATTATATCAAAGATCTCAGGACACCATTACTGTGAATTTGCCTCCTAACAGGCCTTCATTTATCATAAAGGAAAAAGACTGCAGACCATTGTAGAGGTTCTGAAATTGGAATAGTGTGTTGACAGGCCATTAGTTGttacattacaaaaaaagcTGTCTGTGCAAGACATGCATTATTTATACCATTCTGACTTTGATAAATCACAGCCAATTTTCACCTTAAAGGCATATATGTGTTCTTGACAACTTGGTAGGAAACCTGAAATTTAATGCCAAGACACAAGagctatgtttttttccccttaaaaaaaaaaaacaaacgttGCAGAGTGTAAGAAATTTATAATGGGGGTCAATGGCCTGCTAATGTTCTGCTCTCTGCATGGATGTGCCTGTGCCAGGAAGGTCTATTGGGAGCACTGTCCCCTTCTATGAGATGAATGACGCAGTGCCTGTGACACTGCaacctgcaaagaaaacatgccTTATATTTGAGAAAGGTTGAGCCAGTTTTATGGCAACTTTCCCAAGCAACTGTTAACttgaaaaaacagggaaaaactTTACCTGAAATGGCAAAACACTGACACAGAAGGTTTTATAAGCAGTGGAATATGATTCAGAAGTGCTTGTGCGACTGCACTTGCAGCTGTTTGTGTATCCTCCACATATGTTTATATAGGCTCCACTGGACTGGGCATCTCCCTTTCTGCTGAGTCTGAAGAGCCCTGCTCTGTACTGAAGTACTACTTTGTTGatggattttgcttttaaacaccTTGTTGGTCAGGGATTTGTTTTCCCTGGTAAACATCTTTCTAAGTGTTCCTTAGAACATGAAGTAGCATAATCATGAAACCACCACGTTCTTCTTAAAGCTTGCTGCATCAATAAAATAGCCATTAAAAAAACTTCTCTTCTCCGGCTCATAATGTGCTTCCTTGAAGCTCTTTGGAAAAATAGAAACTTCAAATGGATTCTAGATATGGCTGAGCTACGAATTACTTGAACTCTTAGTATGCCTTTATCTACAGCAAATTTTAAGATTATAACTAACTTGAAATGCCAGTAAATAATTGGGCTGGAATACCAGGAAATGTTGTTTTTCGAAATTGCAACTGAGATTTTTCATGTGAGCCACAAG
Proteins encoded:
- the PLCXD3 gene encoding PI-PLC X domain-containing protein 3; translated protein: MASSQGKNDLWFADWMAALPGSIHRTPLTNLAIPGSHDSFSFYIDEASPVGPEQPETVQNFVSVFGTVAKKLMRKWLATQTMNFTSQLGAGIRYFDLRISTKPRDPDNELYFAHGLFSAKVKEGLEEINAFLADHPKEVVFLDFNHFYGMQKYHHEKLVQMLKDTYGNKMCPAIFAHEVSLQYLWEKEHQVLVFYHSPVALEVPFLWPGQMMPAPWANTTDPEKLIQFLQASITERRKKGSFFISQVVLTPKASTVVKGVASGLRETITERALPAMMQWVRTQKPGESGVNIITADFVELGDFISTVIKLNYALDEGEDDTT